In one Candidatus Eisenbacteria bacterium genomic region, the following are encoded:
- a CDS encoding AAA family ATPase has translation MSTGPAVPNPPINPYATPSIDLRDIARMLWRRRWLLVVPWFAAALVGLTFALLLPPVYTSTVVLFFEKPQPLAGTLGGVSSGPTNADAQADVMREQLKSSLFLGSVITASGLRDDEGTRAWAKKGAREYAGLSESESIDRFMIDHAREHTSIRKAKGNVFQITVEDFDRDRARRLAESVANQFILTSKAAQLEAVRATQEFSLEQERSYRLRLDEAEGRLEAYRRNALTTSMASSSVGPTNLSRAQSLLAQTDYEAEDLRSRLRMLKARWSGQAQERDPDLLSNAQVVSLATQIVTLERQIATAQLSDAGQENVGALRLAIVRKHNELEVELGAGAGQALPNLSDDIRQALVSYRLAQADLAGVEARRVWLGTQVDTYQRGVIDTPDRQLEEQHLTQEVENARRLYDSFRQQSAIASIAEAFENAKLSGRFELIEPATRPLSPSKPNRPLLVMLGMVAGLLVGAATVLVVEQHDQSVRNADEIENLLGLPVLGAIPRVEELQRSRRRSRSATAAGLPAVRDHGLLHRLKVESPLGLEFRRTYLKLARVRGRQLPRSIVVTSSTRGEGKTTTSACLGITLARELRQKVLLVDFDLRSPALHRALGLPSSSWGLAQMLHHRHFDDRFIRATVLPDLEFLPAGKSERPASELVDTDSVEWFLKEATSRYAMVLIDSAPNLAVPDSLILGRAAEGVLYVIKAGSTIRKAAEYGVKVQREARDNVLGVLINDSGEVLPQYYGYRYNYYGYSEEAAGTEG, from the coding sequence TTGAGCACAGGACCCGCAGTACCGAATCCCCCCATCAATCCCTACGCGACACCGTCGATCGATCTGCGCGACATCGCACGGATGCTGTGGCGCCGGCGCTGGCTGCTGGTCGTGCCGTGGTTCGCGGCCGCCCTGGTCGGCCTCACGTTCGCGCTGCTGCTGCCGCCGGTCTACACCAGTACGGTGGTGCTGTTCTTCGAGAAGCCGCAGCCGCTCGCCGGTACGCTCGGAGGCGTGAGCAGCGGGCCCACCAATGCCGACGCCCAGGCCGACGTGATGCGCGAGCAGCTGAAGAGCAGTCTGTTCCTCGGCAGCGTGATCACCGCGAGCGGGCTGCGCGACGACGAGGGCACGCGGGCGTGGGCCAAGAAGGGCGCGCGGGAGTACGCCGGCTTGTCGGAGAGCGAGTCGATCGACCGATTCATGATCGATCACGCGCGCGAACACACCTCGATCCGCAAGGCGAAGGGCAACGTGTTCCAGATCACGGTCGAGGACTTCGATCGCGATCGTGCACGCCGCCTCGCCGAGTCGGTCGCCAATCAGTTCATCCTGACTTCGAAGGCCGCTCAGCTCGAAGCGGTGCGCGCGACTCAGGAATTCAGTCTCGAGCAAGAGCGTTCCTACCGGCTTCGGCTGGACGAGGCCGAGGGCCGGCTCGAAGCCTATCGACGCAATGCGCTCACCACCTCGATGGCGAGTTCGAGCGTCGGGCCGACGAACCTGTCGCGGGCGCAGTCGCTGCTCGCGCAGACCGACTACGAGGCCGAGGATCTCCGATCGCGACTGCGGATGCTGAAGGCGCGCTGGAGCGGGCAGGCCCAGGAGCGCGATCCGGATCTGCTGTCGAATGCGCAGGTCGTCTCGCTCGCCACGCAGATCGTGACGCTCGAGCGACAGATCGCCACCGCTCAGCTCTCGGACGCGGGCCAGGAGAACGTCGGAGCGCTGCGGCTCGCGATCGTCCGCAAGCACAACGAGCTCGAGGTCGAGCTGGGCGCCGGCGCCGGGCAGGCGCTGCCGAATCTGTCCGACGACATCCGCCAAGCCCTGGTCTCGTACCGACTCGCGCAGGCCGACCTCGCGGGCGTCGAGGCGCGGCGCGTGTGGCTCGGTACCCAGGTCGACACCTACCAGCGAGGCGTGATCGACACTCCGGATCGGCAGCTCGAAGAGCAACACCTGACGCAGGAAGTCGAGAACGCGCGGCGCCTCTACGATTCGTTCCGGCAGCAGTCGGCGATCGCCTCGATCGCCGAGGCGTTCGAGAACGCGAAGCTGTCGGGCCGTTTCGAATTGATCGAGCCCGCCACGCGGCCACTTTCACCCAGCAAGCCGAACCGTCCGCTGCTCGTGATGCTCGGCATGGTCGCGGGGCTGCTGGTCGGAGCCGCGACCGTGCTGGTGGTGGAGCAGCACGATCAATCGGTCCGCAACGCCGACGAGATCGAGAATCTGCTCGGCCTGCCGGTACTGGGCGCGATTCCCCGCGTCGAAGAATTGCAGCGTTCGCGACGTCGCTCGCGCAGCGCGACCGCCGCGGGGTTGCCGGCGGTGCGCGACCACGGCCTGTTGCATCGGCTCAAGGTCGAAAGCCCGCTGGGTCTCGAGTTCCGTCGCACCTATCTCAAGCTTGCGCGGGTGCGCGGACGTCAGCTGCCGCGTTCGATCGTGGTCACGAGTTCGACCCGGGGCGAAGGAAAGACCACCACCAGCGCGTGTCTCGGCATCACGCTGGCGCGCGAACTGCGCCAGAAGGTGCTGCTGGTCGACTTCGATCTGCGCAGCCCCGCGCTCCATCGGGCACTCGGCCTGCCGAGCAGCAGCTGGGGACTCGCGCAAATGCTCCATCACCGTCACTTCGACGATCGTTTCATCCGCGCCACGGTCCTTCCGGATCTCGAGTTCCTGCCGGCCGGCAAGTCGGAGCGTCCCGCTTCGGAACTGGTCGACACCGACTCGGTCGAGTGGTTCCTCAAGGAAGCCACCAGTCGTTACGCGATGGTGCTGATCGATTCGGCGCCGAACCTCGCCGTTCCCGATTCGCTGATCCTCGGCCGCGCCGCCGAGGGCGTGCTGTACGTGATCAAGGCGGGCAGTACGATTCGGAAGGCGGCGGAGTACGGCGTCAAGGTCCAGCGCGAAGCCCGAGACAACGTGCTCGGCGTGTTGATCAACGACTCGGGCGAGGTGCTGCCGCAGTACTACGGGTACCGCTACAACTACTACGGATACTCCGAGGAGGCAGCCGGAACCGAGGGCTGA